A section of the Petrimonas sulfuriphila genome encodes:
- a CDS encoding esterase family protein, whose amino-acid sequence MIKRLSFSSLFLIGLSAVLYASKVDTVNVFSPSMQKEIKTVVIIPDAYLQETEFPVLYLLHGYSDNYGGWVNKVPAVKELADWHNMIIVCPDGAYGSWYFDSPVDPAFKFETFVSKELVDWVDKNYKTVRKREGRAITGLSMGGHGGLYLGFRHQDVYGACGSMSGGVDIRPFPNNWDLAKRLGTQRENPDNWEKNTVMNQLHLLTPNSSRIIIDCGSGDFFYEVNVRLHQELLYRNIPHDFISRPGVHNWEYWANAIKYQALFFNDYFDAGKASSSPSANTHRGRR is encoded by the coding sequence ATGATAAAACGTCTTTCATTCAGCAGCCTGTTTTTAATAGGGTTATCAGCAGTGCTTTACGCTTCAAAAGTAGATACGGTCAATGTCTTCAGCCCCTCTATGCAAAAAGAAATCAAAACGGTGGTAATCATTCCCGATGCTTATTTGCAAGAAACGGAATTTCCGGTTCTTTATTTGTTACACGGTTACAGCGACAATTACGGTGGGTGGGTTAACAAAGTGCCTGCGGTGAAAGAGTTGGCCGATTGGCACAATATGATTATCGTTTGTCCCGATGGAGCTTACGGGAGCTGGTATTTCGACAGTCCCGTGGATCCTGCATTTAAGTTTGAAACTTTTGTATCGAAAGAATTGGTGGATTGGGTGGACAAGAACTACAAGACCGTCCGAAAACGCGAAGGACGCGCCATTACCGGATTAAGTATGGGTGGTCACGGCGGATTGTACCTGGGATTTCGCCATCAGGATGTCTACGGTGCTTGCGGAAGTATGAGTGGTGGAGTAGATATTCGTCCTTTTCCCAACAACTGGGATCTGGCAAAACGGTTAGGCACGCAACGTGAAAACCCCGATAACTGGGAGAAGAACACCGTAATGAATCAGTTGCATTTGCTTACGCCCAACTCCTCCAGAATAATAATCGATTGCGGTTCCGGTGATTTCTTTTACGAAGTAAACGTCAGGTTACATCAGGAACTTCTTTACCGGAATATACCCCACGATTTTATCTCGCGCCCCGGTGTACATAACTGGGAATATTGGGCAAACGCCATTAAATACCAGGCGTTGTTTTTCAACGATTATTTTGATGCGGGGAAGGCATCATCTTCTCCATCTGCGAATACGCATCGTGGAAGAAGATGA
- a CDS encoding MBL fold metallo-hydrolase, whose amino-acid sequence MANFHIIETGYFWADGGAMFGPIPKKYWHKRYPSNHNNMCLMAMRCLFIETDRHKILVDCGAGDKQLNKLKFYQPHNLKDLRAEIGKIGYSPDEVTDVVLTHLHFDHCGGGTVFNGKQEVVPAFPRATYWLSRAQWDNYRKPMLYEAASFFQENIEPVFEAGQLRLTESEQPLCENVTLKLYDGHTPGQIVLFFENEGEKIVFPADVVPTSAHLPLSWLSAYDNNAALAMEEKKRFLDEAKAQNATLIFFHDAYSQMEKMMPSPHQNNR is encoded by the coding sequence ATGGCAAATTTCCACATAATTGAGACAGGTTATTTCTGGGCAGATGGCGGTGCCATGTTTGGGCCCATACCCAAAAAATACTGGCACAAACGGTATCCAAGCAACCATAACAACATGTGCCTGATGGCAATGCGATGCCTCTTCATTGAAACCGACCGACATAAAATACTGGTAGATTGTGGGGCTGGCGACAAGCAATTGAACAAGCTGAAGTTCTACCAGCCGCACAATTTGAAAGACCTGAGGGCAGAAATCGGAAAAATCGGCTATTCGCCTGACGAAGTAACCGATGTTGTACTTACCCACCTCCATTTTGATCACTGCGGCGGAGGAACGGTTTTTAACGGGAAACAGGAGGTTGTCCCTGCTTTTCCCCGGGCCACTTACTGGCTGAGTCGGGCGCAATGGGATAATTACAGAAAACCGATGCTTTACGAAGCGGCTTCGTTTTTCCAGGAAAACATTGAACCTGTCTTCGAGGCAGGACAACTCCGGCTGACAGAATCGGAACAACCGCTCTGTGAAAACGTAACCCTCAAGCTCTACGATGGACATACACCCGGACAGATAGTCCTCTTTTTCGAAAATGAGGGAGAAAAAATCGTTTTCCCCGCAGATGTTGTCCCTACTTCGGCACATCTGCCGCTAAGCTGGTTATCGGCCTACGACAATAACGCCGCACTGGCCATGGAAGAGAAAAAACGTTTTCTGGACGAGGCTAAGGCCCAAAATGCGACGCTCATCTTCTTCCACGATGCGTATTCGCAGATGGAGAAGATGATGCCTTCCCCGCATCAAAATAATCGTTGA
- the rfbD gene encoding dTDP-4-dehydrorhamnose reductase, giving the protein MAIYTGSNKHLGGTETVTRKQTVFYGLVQKNVLVTGANGQLGQELKQLAEKTNSPFRFIYTDADVLDITDAGQVQHFVSEYSIEYVINCAAYTAVDKAEADEEVAYRINCTGAENLARSGAKIIHISTDYVFDGTASTPYKEDASTNPLSVYGKSKLKGEEAIWEFAEEWIIIRTSWLYSEFGNNFVKTMLRLMNERDKLNVVADQYGTPTYAADLAEMILVILECEEWKSGVYHFSNLGETTWFKFAEKIKELAAVGRCRLDPVPACEYKTAAVRPMYSVLDKSKIQSAFRVVIPQWENGLERCIEKLTNR; this is encoded by the coding sequence ATGGCTATCTACACAGGATCAAATAAACATCTTGGCGGAACGGAAACTGTCACCCGGAAACAGACCGTCTTTTACGGACTGGTTCAAAAAAACGTTTTGGTCACCGGTGCAAACGGACAACTGGGACAAGAACTGAAACAACTGGCAGAAAAAACAAATTCCCCCTTTCGGTTTATCTATACCGACGCAGATGTGCTGGATATTACCGATGCGGGGCAAGTACAGCACTTTGTATCGGAATACTCCATTGAGTACGTCATCAACTGTGCAGCCTATACGGCTGTGGATAAGGCTGAAGCCGATGAGGAAGTGGCGTACAGGATCAATTGCACCGGTGCGGAAAACCTGGCCAGGTCGGGTGCAAAAATAATTCATATCTCTACTGATTATGTGTTCGACGGCACGGCCAGTACTCCCTATAAAGAGGATGCCTCCACGAATCCGTTGTCGGTTTACGGAAAATCGAAACTGAAGGGCGAAGAGGCGATTTGGGAGTTTGCCGAAGAGTGGATAATTATCCGTACTTCGTGGCTCTATTCCGAATTTGGAAACAATTTCGTGAAGACAATGCTCCGCCTCATGAATGAGCGCGATAAGCTAAACGTCGTTGCCGACCAATACGGAACACCTACCTACGCCGCCGACCTGGCAGAGATGATTCTGGTCATCCTTGAATGTGAGGAGTGGAAATCGGGCGTTTATCATTTTTCCAACCTGGGGGAAACCACCTGGTTCAAATTTGCAGAAAAAATAAAAGAGTTGGCTGCCGTAGGCCGTTGCCGGTTAGATCCCGTTCCTGCCTGCGAATACAAAACAGCCGCTGTACGGCCAATGTACAGCGTATTGGATAAATCAAAAATTCAATCGGCTTTCCGTGTCGTTATTCCGCAATGGGAGAACGGGCTGGAGAGATGCATTGAAAAGCTTACAAATAGATGA
- a CDS encoding peptide chain release factor 3: protein MTLQQEIQRRRTFAIISHPDAGKTTLTEKLLLFGGAIHVAGAVKSNKIKKTATSDWMEIERQRGISVATSVMGFEYGNYKINILDTPGHQDFAEDTYRTLTAVDSVIVVVDIAKGVEAQTRKLMEVCRMRHTPVMIFVNKLDREGKDPFEILDELEEELQVAVRPLSWPIDMGERFKGVYNLYQNSLDLYQPSKQIVTESVHLNIQSPEVERHIGAKLSEKLRSDVELISEVYPGFNREEYLAGKLAPVFFGSALNNFGVKELLDCFVAIAPSPRAVQTEERVVDPYEESFSGFVFKIHANMDPNHRSCIAFVKVCSGRFERNVNYKHVRYSRLMKFSSPTAFMAQKKEILDEAFAGDIVGLPDNGNFKIGDTLTAGEDLHFKGLPSFSPEMFKYIENADPMKSKQLQKGVEQLMDEGVAQLFTNQFNGRKIIGTVGQLQFEVIQYRLLHEYGAQCRWEPINLYKACWIESDDAAQLEDFKKRKYQYMAKDKEGRDVFLAESNYLLMMAQQDFKNIAFHFNSEF, encoded by the coding sequence ATGACATTACAACAAGAGATTCAACGCCGGCGAACGTTTGCCATCATCAGCCATCCCGACGCGGGAAAAACCACATTAACGGAGAAACTGTTGCTTTTTGGCGGGGCCATACACGTGGCGGGAGCTGTAAAATCAAACAAGATAAAAAAAACCGCCACATCCGACTGGATGGAGATCGAAAGGCAACGCGGGATTTCCGTAGCTACTTCCGTGATGGGGTTTGAGTACGGCAATTATAAAATCAATATTCTCGATACACCCGGGCACCAGGATTTCGCAGAAGACACCTATCGTACACTGACAGCTGTGGACAGCGTAATTGTGGTGGTAGATATTGCCAAGGGTGTGGAAGCACAAACCCGCAAGCTGATGGAGGTGTGCCGTATGCGCCATACGCCGGTGATGATCTTTGTGAACAAGCTGGACCGTGAGGGAAAAGATCCGTTCGAGATCCTGGATGAACTGGAAGAAGAGCTCCAGGTAGCGGTACGGCCACTGAGCTGGCCGATCGATATGGGTGAACGTTTCAAAGGAGTGTATAACCTCTATCAGAACAGCCTCGACTTGTATCAACCGAGTAAACAGATCGTTACGGAATCCGTGCACTTGAATATTCAATCGCCGGAAGTAGAGAGGCATATCGGGGCAAAGCTTTCGGAAAAGCTGCGAAGCGATGTGGAGCTTATATCGGAGGTGTATCCCGGATTTAACCGGGAAGAGTACCTTGCCGGAAAACTGGCGCCTGTCTTCTTTGGTTCGGCACTCAACAATTTCGGGGTAAAAGAGTTGCTCGATTGTTTTGTGGCGATTGCTCCGTCACCGCGGGCCGTACAGACCGAAGAGCGTGTGGTGGACCCCTACGAAGAGTCCTTTTCCGGATTTGTCTTTAAGATACATGCCAATATGGATCCCAATCACCGGTCGTGCATAGCTTTTGTGAAGGTCTGTTCGGGCAGGTTCGAACGCAACGTCAATTACAAGCATGTGCGGTATAGCCGGTTAATGAAGTTTTCTTCGCCCACGGCCTTCATGGCTCAGAAAAAAGAGATTCTGGACGAAGCTTTTGCAGGAGATATCGTGGGCTTGCCCGACAACGGAAACTTTAAAATTGGCGACACCCTCACTGCTGGAGAGGACCTTCATTTTAAGGGATTACCCAGCTTCTCGCCGGAGATGTTCAAGTACATCGAAAATGCCGACCCGATGAAGTCGAAACAACTGCAGAAAGGGGTGGAGCAACTGATGGACGAAGGGGTGGCACAGCTTTTCACCAACCAGTTTAACGGCCGCAAAATCATCGGAACCGTCGGACAGCTTCAGTTTGAAGTAATCCAATACCGCCTTTTGCACGAATACGGTGCGCAATGCCGTTGGGAACCCATTAACCTTTATAAAGCGTGCTGGATAGAAAGTGACGATGCGGCGCAACTGGAAGATTTCAAAAAGCGTAAATATCAGTACATGGCTAAAGATAAAGAGGGTAGGGATGTGTTTCTGGCCGAATCAAACTATCTGTTAATGATGGCGCAGCAAGACTTTAAAAACATTGCCTTCCATTTCAATTCCGAGTTCTGA
- a CDS encoding mechanosensitive ion channel, with translation MLLNTFVSADSAVVKTGGKVAEMIKDGRFEELGQQSLTWGIDFLGKLAVALLIFFVGKWIIGKIRKLADKIMSRRQMDIALKGFLKNLLDIFLFVLLVMLIINVVGTQTVSLAALIASAGLAVGLAVKDNLANFAGGVMLLFNKPFKGGDYIEAQNLAGTVQSIGILYTTLTTADNKTIYIPNGPLSTGNIINYNTQTTRRVEITASIEYGTDVDVVKKMLLDIANRHPLVLKDPEPFARMTKMNEDSIDFSLRAWVNLNDFWNVTHDLNEEVYKEINARGLVIPFRQMTVHLANSTEQNAN, from the coding sequence ATGTTATTAAATACTTTTGTATCTGCCGATTCTGCAGTAGTAAAAACCGGAGGAAAAGTTGCCGAGATGATCAAAGATGGCCGCTTTGAGGAGTTAGGACAACAATCCCTCACGTGGGGAATTGATTTCCTGGGTAAACTTGCGGTAGCTCTCCTCATCTTTTTTGTAGGGAAATGGATAATCGGTAAAATCCGAAAACTGGCAGACAAGATCATGTCGAGACGGCAAATGGATATCGCCCTGAAAGGTTTTCTAAAGAACCTGCTCGATATCTTTCTCTTCGTACTGCTCGTTATGTTGATCATAAACGTAGTCGGAACACAAACCGTCTCTCTGGCGGCATTGATTGCTTCGGCCGGCCTGGCGGTTGGCTTGGCGGTAAAAGACAACCTGGCCAACTTTGCCGGAGGCGTGATGTTGCTCTTCAACAAGCCTTTCAAAGGCGGCGACTACATTGAAGCGCAGAACCTGGCGGGAACCGTTCAGAGCATCGGTATTCTCTATACAACGCTAACCACAGCCGACAACAAAACCATTTACATACCCAACGGGCCGCTGTCGACCGGAAACATCATCAATTACAACACACAAACCACCCGGCGGGTAGAAATTACAGCGAGCATTGAATACGGAACCGATGTGGATGTAGTAAAAAAAATGCTGCTGGATATTGCCAACAGGCATCCGTTGGTGTTGAAAGATCCCGAGCCGTTTGCCCGGATGACCAAAATGAACGAAGATTCTATCGATTTCTCCCTGAGGGCCTGGGTGAATTTAAACGACTTCTGGAATGTTACCCACGACCTGAATGAGGAGGTATACAAAGAGATCAATGCGCGCGGCCTGGTGATCCCTTTCCGTCAAATGACCGTCCATCTGGCCAACTCAACTGAACAAAACGCCAATTAA
- a CDS encoding tetratricopeptide repeat protein yields MKYILNFLFLLFCSFSISAQTDTYNGWIDKSAKFIENNRLDSAAVALQKAMRLDPANENNAVLLLNLGILQRQLRQTDDAYISFTASLGNNPDPVLVLHNRASLLCDLGRFDEAMEDYNSIIDKQPSDVEAYYRRGLLFLEKNDRESAEADFRTCESTDPGNLFTKLSKALIFKLDDNWTEAEKIYTDIINTTVKPSSAYYLNRAECYVNTDRFSKAAADLHAVESDEKANPYFYVLRGRLRLDQFDKFAARVDFEKAKELGYDAELADKWIERAR; encoded by the coding sequence ATGAAATATATTTTGAATTTTCTCTTTCTGCTGTTTTGCAGTTTTTCAATATCGGCCCAGACCGATACCTATAACGGATGGATCGACAAATCGGCAAAGTTTATCGAAAATAACCGACTCGACAGTGCTGCTGTTGCCTTGCAAAAAGCCATGAGGCTGGATCCGGCTAACGAAAATAATGCTGTGCTCCTGTTGAATCTGGGAATCCTGCAACGTCAGCTCAGGCAGACCGATGACGCTTATATTTCATTCACGGCATCCCTTGGGAACAACCCCGATCCGGTGTTGGTGCTTCATAACCGGGCTTCCCTTTTGTGCGACTTGGGCCGTTTTGATGAGGCGATGGAGGATTACAACTCCATTATTGATAAACAACCGTCAGACGTGGAGGCCTATTATCGTCGGGGATTGCTGTTCCTGGAAAAAAACGACCGGGAAAGTGCCGAAGCCGATTTCAGAACCTGCGAAAGCACGGACCCCGGCAACTTGTTCACCAAGCTCAGCAAAGCGTTGATCTTCAAGCTTGATGATAACTGGACAGAAGCCGAGAAAATTTATACCGATATTATTAACACAACTGTAAAACCGAGCTCGGCATATTACCTTAACAGGGCCGAATGTTACGTGAACACCGACCGGTTCTCGAAAGCCGCCGCAGACCTTCACGCTGTCGAAAGCGACGAAAAGGCAAATCCCTATTTTTATGTTTTACGCGGCCGGCTTCGGTTGGATCAGTTTGACAAGTTTGCCGCCAGAGTTGATTTCGAAAAGGCAAAAGAATTGGGATACGATGCGGAACTGGCCGATAAATGGATTGAGAGGGCCAGGTAA
- a CDS encoding transcriptional repressor, with the protein MTVENILRDYHLKSTTCRKFILNELLRSQTALTEHEIKTSFPDLFDRVTFYRTLKTLEDAGVIHKIVLQDNTTRYAVSKKPFHEQDIHSHFHCCVCNEVFCIQNKSQINIELPQGFVQHRVSMIVEGVCAACN; encoded by the coding sequence ATGACAGTCGAGAATATTTTACGCGATTACCATTTAAAAAGTACAACCTGTCGGAAGTTCATTCTCAATGAGTTGCTTCGAAGCCAGACGGCTCTGACTGAACACGAAATAAAAACTTCGTTTCCCGATCTTTTTGACCGTGTTACGTTTTATCGAACGCTCAAAACGTTGGAGGACGCCGGTGTTATCCACAAGATTGTTTTGCAGGACAACACAACCAGGTATGCCGTTTCCAAGAAACCTTTCCACGAACAAGATATTCATTCCCATTTTCATTGCTGCGTTTGCAACGAGGTCTTTTGTATTCAAAACAAAAGCCAGATAAACATAGAATTGCCGCAAGGGTTTGTTCAACACCGTGTTTCGATGATTGTAGAAGGTGTCTGTGCTGCCTGTAACTGA
- a CDS encoding TonB-dependent receptor, protein MKKIVLAMTFALSFLLSFSQTYSLKGYVCDALSKEPLPGAIVVLGPNEIYAVSGRDGAFSVDLPGKTPHTLEVRFTGYELLTTSIILTSDTVLHFHLETTSYSLNEVVVHGKNGHDRLLSAITAKEIDRSFFMKNNSASFSKSLSKVAGVSSMDIGANVAKPVIRGLGFNRIAVADKGVVQQNQQWGADHGLDIDQYDVDKVFIHKGPMSLFYGSDAIGGVIEILPVDVPSENMVWGDVSLIAKSNNNLSGITAMTSVKRGRWFFRGRLTAQRFADYRVPVDTVTYLTWKLPLYGRRMKNTAGQELNAALSANYSQENISSWTHISNVFSKNGFFPGSHGIPDLKRLTPDGNSFNIGYPYSTSNHFKISNGTEIDWDNSSLHFDIGFQQNNRAEWSKFHTHYGNQAPPQVSPDLELSFSLQTLSVNSRLSFGKDSFWTKTAGMSVEIQRNRVGGYSFLMPDFERYTAGAYAATSYKVSPKLMLTGGVRFDSGKLNIRGFYDDTLADFLQLGGYDADDVWYYAQRADALRKNFHSFSGALGAVYDPNRLSSLKINIGRSFRFPTANELASNGVHHGAFRHEKGNNSLKPETGWQYDLGYSLKNRRLNLSINHFASYFPNYIYLNPTGQWSVLPHAGQIYEYTQSRVFLAGGELEAAYRFTENLLLSANWEYVYNRNIDNGYPLPFSPPVDMLLALIYSNHGKGPLIQYSASLENQTVFAQNRIANNEEKTPGTSLFNLLCSMNWKVGDFRFFTDFQVQNIFDTPFYNHLSYYRKLNIPEPGRNIQFILKIPF, encoded by the coding sequence ATGAAAAAAATTGTTCTGGCGATGACTTTCGCCTTAAGTTTTTTGTTGTCGTTTTCTCAGACTTACTCCCTGAAAGGGTATGTTTGCGATGCCTTGTCCAAGGAGCCGCTTCCCGGAGCGATAGTAGTGCTGGGGCCGAATGAAATTTACGCAGTTTCCGGCAGGGACGGGGCTTTTTCCGTTGATCTGCCCGGAAAAACCCCACATACCCTGGAGGTTCGTTTTACCGGATACGAGTTGCTGACGACGAGCATCATCCTGACTTCCGACACTGTGTTGCACTTCCACCTGGAAACAACCTCCTATTCGTTGAACGAAGTAGTCGTGCACGGGAAAAACGGACACGACCGCTTGTTGTCTGCCATCACTGCAAAAGAAATTGACAGGTCCTTTTTCATGAAAAACAATTCGGCCAGCTTTTCAAAATCCTTATCGAAGGTTGCCGGCGTTTCATCGATGGATATAGGGGCAAACGTGGCGAAGCCGGTTATCCGCGGATTGGGTTTCAACCGCATAGCAGTAGCAGACAAAGGGGTTGTTCAGCAAAATCAGCAATGGGGAGCCGATCACGGGCTTGACATTGACCAGTACGACGTGGATAAGGTGTTTATTCACAAAGGGCCCATGTCGCTTTTTTACGGCTCCGATGCCATTGGTGGTGTTATTGAGATCCTTCCGGTGGATGTCCCTTCGGAAAACATGGTTTGGGGGGATGTGTCCCTGATTGCCAAATCGAACAATAATCTGTCGGGAATAACGGCAATGACAAGCGTAAAAAGGGGAAGGTGGTTTTTTCGCGGACGCCTGACGGCACAACGCTTCGCTGATTATCGCGTTCCGGTCGATACGGTTACCTACCTGACGTGGAAACTGCCCCTTTATGGACGAAGAATGAAAAACACCGCCGGACAGGAACTAAACGCTGCTTTGTCGGCCAACTACAGCCAGGAAAACATCAGCTCGTGGACCCATATTTCCAATGTTTTCTCCAAAAACGGCTTTTTCCCCGGTTCACACGGTATCCCTGATCTGAAAAGGCTGACCCCCGACGGAAATTCTTTTAATATCGGGTATCCATACAGTACCTCCAATCATTTTAAAATCTCCAACGGGACAGAAATCGACTGGGACAATTCATCTTTGCACTTCGATATCGGTTTTCAGCAAAATAACCGTGCCGAATGGTCGAAGTTCCATACGCATTACGGCAACCAAGCTCCCCCACAAGTCAGCCCCGACCTGGAATTAAGTTTCTCGTTGCAAACATTGTCCGTCAACTCCCGGCTGTCTTTCGGCAAAGATTCGTTCTGGACAAAAACAGCAGGCATGTCGGTGGAAATCCAGCGAAACAGGGTGGGAGGGTATTCTTTTCTGATGCCTGACTTTGAAAGATATACCGCCGGAGCATATGCGGCAACCTCGTATAAGGTATCCCCGAAACTGATGCTTACCGGAGGGGTGCGTTTCGATTCCGGGAAATTGAATATTCGCGGTTTCTACGACGACACTTTGGCCGATTTCCTGCAACTTGGCGGATATGATGCTGATGATGTCTGGTATTACGCCCAGCGTGCCGATGCCTTAAGAAAGAATTTTCATTCGTTCTCCGGGGCGCTGGGGGCGGTCTATGACCCAAACCGACTGAGTTCACTAAAGATAAACATTGGACGAAGCTTCCGCTTTCCTACTGCCAATGAGTTGGCATCCAACGGGGTGCATCACGGAGCTTTCCGTCACGAGAAAGGAAACAACAGTTTGAAACCCGAAACCGGTTGGCAATATGACCTTGGTTATTCCCTCAAGAACCGGCGATTAAACCTCTCCATCAATCATTTTGCATCCTACTTCCCCAATTATATTTACCTGAACCCTACGGGGCAATGGTCGGTTTTGCCACATGCCGGACAGATTTACGAATATACCCAGTCCCGTGTGTTTCTGGCAGGTGGAGAGCTGGAAGCGGCCTATCGTTTTACCGAGAACCTTTTGTTGTCAGCCAATTGGGAATATGTTTACAACCGGAATATCGACAACGGTTATCCGTTGCCTTTTTCACCACCTGTGGATATGTTGTTGGCACTGATTTATTCCAATCACGGAAAGGGCCCGTTAATCCAGTATTCGGCCAGTCTGGAGAACCAAACCGTGTTCGCACAGAACCGTATTGCCAACAACGAGGAAAAAACGCCGGGGACGTCGTTGTTCAACTTGCTTTGCAGCATGAACTGGAAGGTGGGTGATTTCCGCTTTTTTACCGATTTTCAGGTGCAGAATATTTTCGACACCCCTTTTTATAATCACTTGAGTTATTACCGGAAGTTAAATATCCCCGAGCCGGGACGAAACATCCAGTTTATTTTGAAAATACCCTTTTAA
- a CDS encoding DUF4625 domain-containing protein translates to MKKVFFTTVLAISAFVFLSCEKESIDAERPVIKLIAPEEEEGIKPGSDIHFDAVLTDNVALKSYKINIHGAFDGHSHSAATRAAGDVVAFEKTWLEADFIQLGDEPIAGKREARLHHHHMVIPAEIDGKPIREGHYHFTIYCTDEAGNESFIAREIEISSSAEEHTYH, encoded by the coding sequence ATGAAAAAAGTATTTTTTACAACAGTTTTAGCGATAAGCGCCTTTGTTTTCTTATCGTGTGAAAAAGAGTCGATTGACGCCGAAAGGCCTGTAATTAAATTAATTGCCCCTGAAGAAGAGGAAGGCATCAAGCCCGGATCCGATATTCACTTCGATGCGGTCTTAACGGACAATGTTGCCCTAAAGTCGTATAAAATCAATATACACGGAGCATTTGACGGGCACAGCCACAGTGCGGCAACACGTGCGGCCGGTGATGTTGTTGCTTTTGAAAAAACCTGGCTGGAAGCCGATTTTATTCAACTCGGAGACGAGCCTATTGCGGGAAAAAGAGAAGCCAGGCTTCATCACCACCACATGGTGATTCCCGCAGAAATTGACGGGAAGCCCATCCGGGAAGGACATTATCATTTTACAATCTATTGCACGGATGAGGCAGGAAATGAGTCTTTTATCGCTCGGGAAATTGAAATATCCTCCAGTGCCGAAGAGCATACGTACCATTAA